Within the Rhizobium grahamii genome, the region TTTCATTGCTCTCTCCTCACGCTTCCGCGGACAGAACCGCGACGCCTTCGCCGCGCTGGTGGCCAACCGTGGTGACGATCGCCGCCTTGGTCGGCGCGGTCATCGGCTTCTCATGGGTGGGGTCGAACTGGGGGATGACGGCCTTGCTGTCGACAGCCAATGCCGCGAGTGCGAGCCCGAGGGTAAAGTGCGCCTCCATGCCGTGTCCGGTGACGCCGCCGAAACCGCGGATCGCGGCACCCGGCAATTGGCGCTCGAGAACCGCCTTCTCGCGCTGTGCGAGTTCCGGCATCCCCGTGGAGCCGGAAAAGATTGCCGTGCTTTCGGACGCGAGCCCATCCGTCGGCTCAAGCAAACGCTCGAGGCGACGTTCGAAATTACCGGCGTTGCGATTGCCGCGATCGCCTTCGATGGACGAGATCGTCCCGTAGATATGCGCGCCGCGCTCTTCGGCGTGCGCGCGGGATTCAAGCACCAGGAACGCACCAAGCGATCCCGAAATGATCCCGCCGTCGTCGCGTGACCACAGCGGCTTCCATTCATCGCGCGAATGCGAGCCGATTGCTTCGAAGAGAAGGACCATGTCGAGCCGCTCGGCCGAAAACGCACCGCCGACGAGCGCATGCGACGACTCTCCGGACTTGATCCGGTAGAACGCGGTCTCAACGGCTGAGATCCCGGCGGATTCCTCTCCCATGAAGGTTCGCGAGGATCCGGTCACCTTGTGCACGATGGAGATGTTGCCTGCCAGCAGGTTCGACAGCTGCGCGAGGAACAGCGTCGGACGCAGTTCGGTCGTCAGCTTCTCGTTCAGCAGTACTTCGCGGTCGTTGCGCTTCAAGCCTTCGTCGACGATGATCGTATCGACGTTGATGTCGCGCTCGCCGCCGCCGGCAGCAACGATCATGTCCATGCTGCCGCAGGCTTCGGCGTTATCCTTGAAACCGGCATCATCGAGCGCGAGGCCCGCAGCGAAGACGCCGATACGCTGCCAGTTTTCCATCTGTCGCTGGTCACCGCGCTTGGCGATCTGTTGCGACCAATCGACCTCAGGGAGCGGATGGATCGGGTAGGGTTTGAACTTCTCGGTTTCGACAACCGTCTTCGGCGCCTCGCCGGCCGTCAGCAGCGCGACATGCGCATCCTTGCCGACGCCCTGGCACGTGACAATGCCGACGCCTGTGATCACGACATCATTATGAGCCTTGCTCATCCGTTCACTCCTTGCGCAGCGATCGCATCCAAAAGCCCGACCTCGCCGGCCCGTTTCTTGACGATATCTCCGAGCGGCACTTCGCTGAAGGGCATGGTGCGGAGCTTGAGCTGCGCATCACAGACCTTCTTGCCGCCACTCGTGATCTTCGCCTTGGTAACAGCGAATCCGGATCCGTCGTGTTCGAGAAAAGCCTCGATATCCAGTACGGCTTCAGGCTCGACGAACGTGCGCATCTTGGCGCCGTCGACGGACATCAGGAACGGCATGGCGGCAAAATTGGTCGCGGCAAGCACGAGCATGCCCGACGCCTGCGCCATCGTCTCTATGAGAAGCACGCCCGGTACAAGCGGCATGCCAGGAAAATGACCTTCGAACACAGGGCTCTTCGCGGGCACGACGGAACGCGCCCTGAGCGTTGCTTTTTGAAGGTCGACCGCCTCGATACGGTCAATCATCTGGAAGTATTCCAGCAGCATCGGATCCTCCGGCCGCACGAGCACCAAACCCGGCGGCTAGGCCTACTTAGTAACAAAACCGCCCGGCCGCCATGATGAAGGGCGGCAGGGCGGATAAAAAAGTTGGTTGTGCCGATCAGGCCTTGGCGGCGCGCAGCTCGTCGATCTTGGCACAGAGGTTCTTCAGCACGAAGTATTCCTCCGTGGAAACCTTGCCTTCGTTGACTTCCTGCGTCCACTTTTCGAGCGGGATCTTGATGCCGAATTCCTTGTCGATCGCAAAAACGATATCGAGGAAGTCGAGGCTGTCGATACCGAGGTCGTCGATCGTATGGCTTTCCGGCGTGATCGTGTCGCGATCGATCTCGCTCGTCTCTGCAATGATGTCGGCAACTTTATCGAATGTAGCGGTCACGCCTGTACCTCTTGAGATGAGAATTTACCCCCTCATAGGCAAATCCATTTCAAAAGCCAATGCCTTCGCCTATTGCAATGCGCAATTTGCAACTCCACTGTTGCTCAAACAGCATGCAGGCCCGTTCTGCGCGAGCAAGTGCCGTTAGCTGGGTCAGCAATCAATTGGCGATGACGACGCGGGTGTTCGCAAGCCCCGCCTGGCGGGTCATGGTGAAGAACTGCGCGGCATTCTCGGGGTGAAGGCGAACGCAGCCATGCGACGCCGGCCGGCCAAGCCGCTTCAGGTCATACGTGGCATGCACGGCGTATCCGCCGTTGAAAAACACCGCATAGGGCATCGGCGCATCGTCATACTTCTTTGAACGGTGATCGCGGGAAAGCCACTTGGCACTCCAGGACCCCACCGGAGTGACGTAACCACGGCGGGCGGTCGAGACCTTCCAATGGTATTTCACGAAGCCGTTTTCGCTCACGGTCATGGTCTGGTCGCCGATACTGATCTTGGCGACCAGGGTCGCAGCGCTCGCGCCCGCGGCTGATAGTTGCAGCAGAAGAATTGCCGCCGCTCCGACAAGTATAGTTTTCATCGTCCCTCTCCGTCTCATTCGACGACCCAATGGAAAGGAACGTATTTCCTCACGAATTACATGAGCTTAAAGATCATGGTAAGCAAGAGGATAACGTCGGCTACAGAAGCACGACGAAGAGGGCCAGAATGACGAAGGCGAGCACCGAGCAACTGGCGTAGAAAACCGACAGACCGTCCTCGATATCGCCGACAGTTGCCGTATCCCGCCCTGCACCGTTGATCATCGGCTCCATGACGACAACCCCGGAATAGACCCTTGGGCCGGCGAGCTGGACATTCAGCGCCCCTGCCATCGCCGCTTCCGGGCGACCGGAATTTGGCGAACGGTGCAGGCCGCCGTCGCGCATGGCGATACGAAATGCCTCCCGGCATGCGTCGCTGCCCCGCCGCAGCCAGGCGCCTGCGGCAATCAACACGATGGACAGGCGCGCGGCCGGCCAGTTCGCCAGATCGTCGAGCCGCGCGGAAGCCCAGCCAAAATCGAGGTAGCGCTCCGTCTTGTGCCCGATCATCGAGTCTGCGGTGTTCAGCATCTTGTAGGCGAAAAGCCCGGGCAGGCCGAGAACAGCATACCAGAGCGCCGGCGCGACGACGCCGTCCGAAAAATTCTCGGCAAGGCTTTCGATCGCGGCACGGCAAACAGCAGGCTCGTCCAACGTTTCGGGGTCGCGTCCGACGATCATCGATACGGCGTGCCGCCCGCCCTGCAATCCGTCTTCCTTCAGCCCCGCCGCCACGGCATCGACGTGGTCGCCGAGGCTCTTCTGCGCGAAGAAGACGGTCGCACAGACCACCTCGAGCAGTATCCCGGCCAGCCCGAACAACGCGAAGAACCAATGGAGGATCAGGCCGACAAGCGCGCTCGCCAGAAGCAGCAGCACAATGCACAGGATACCGTTGTGTCGCTTTTGCCGCTTCGTCAGCGTGCTGCCGTTAAGCCATCCTTCAAACCACCCGATGGCGCGGCCGAACAGTACGATCGGATGCGGCACCTGAGCCCATAGAACGGGCGGATCACCGACGATCCGGTCGAGAAGCAGCGCAAGGACCAGGACGAGAAGATTCAGTTCAAACGTCATGCGTCATAACTCTGAAGAGCCTCCAGAAGCCTCGCGTCGCCCGCTGCATC harbors:
- a CDS encoding beta-ketoacyl-ACP synthase, with protein sequence MSKAHNDVVITGVGIVTCQGVGKDAHVALLTAGEAPKTVVETEKFKPYPIHPLPEVDWSQQIAKRGDQRQMENWQRIGVFAAGLALDDAGFKDNAEACGSMDMIVAAGGGERDINVDTIIVDEGLKRNDREVLLNEKLTTELRPTLFLAQLSNLLAGNISIVHKVTGSSRTFMGEESAGISAVETAFYRIKSGESSHALVGGAFSAERLDMVLLFEAIGSHSRDEWKPLWSRDDGGIISGSLGAFLVLESRAHAEERGAHIYGTISSIEGDRGNRNAGNFERRLERLLEPTDGLASESTAIFSGSTGMPELAQREKAVLERQLPGAAIRGFGGVTGHGMEAHFTLGLALAALAVDSKAVIPQFDPTHEKPMTAPTKAAIVTTVGHQRGEGVAVLSAEA
- a CDS encoding acyl carrier protein translates to MTATFDKVADIIAETSEIDRDTITPESHTIDDLGIDSLDFLDIVFAIDKEFGIKIPLEKWTQEVNEGKVSTEEYFVLKNLCAKIDELRAAKA
- a CDS encoding L,D-transpeptidase; the encoded protein is MKTILVGAAAILLLQLSAAGASAATLVAKISIGDQTMTVSENGFVKYHWKVSTARRGYVTPVGSWSAKWLSRDHRSKKYDDAPMPYAVFFNGGYAVHATYDLKRLGRPASHGCVRLHPENAAQFFTMTRQAGLANTRVVIAN
- the cbiB gene encoding adenosylcobinamide-phosphate synthase CbiB, translated to MTFELNLLVLVLALLLDRIVGDPPVLWAQVPHPIVLFGRAIGWFEGWLNGSTLTKRQKRHNGILCIVLLLLASALVGLILHWFFALFGLAGILLEVVCATVFFAQKSLGDHVDAVAAGLKEDGLQGGRHAVSMIVGRDPETLDEPAVCRAAIESLAENFSDGVVAPALWYAVLGLPGLFAYKMLNTADSMIGHKTERYLDFGWASARLDDLANWPAARLSIVLIAAGAWLRRGSDACREAFRIAMRDGGLHRSPNSGRPEAAMAGALNVQLAGPRVYSGVVVMEPMINGAGRDTATVGDIEDGLSVFYASCSVLAFVILALFVVLL
- a CDS encoding 3-hydroxyacyl-ACP dehydratase FabZ family protein, with the translated sequence MLLEYFQMIDRIEAVDLQKATLRARSVVPAKSPVFEGHFPGMPLVPGVLLIETMAQASGMLVLAATNFAAMPFLMSVDGAKMRTFVEPEAVLDIEAFLEHDGSGFAVTKAKITSGGKKVCDAQLKLRTMPFSEVPLGDIVKKRAGEVGLLDAIAAQGVNG